CTTGGTAAGGGAGAGGTCACCAGTTCAAATCTGGTCATGGGCTCCAGTCTTCTGGAATTCGAAAATCTAAGGAACGGTCATGGCAAAAGAAAAATTCGAGCGGACGAAGCCGCACGTAAACGTAGGCACGATTGGTCACGTTGACCACGGCAAGACAACGCTGACAGCTGCGATCACCACGATTCTGTCGAAGAAATTCGGTGGCGAAGCCAAAGGTTACGATCAAATTGACAGCGCGCCTGAAGAAAAGGCACGTGGTATTA
This portion of the Chitinivorax tropicus genome encodes:
- a CDS encoding GTP-binding protein → MAKEKFERTKPHVNVGTIGHVDHGKTTLTAAITTILSKKFGGEAKGYDQIDSAPEEKARGITINTAHVEYETANRHYAHVDCPGHADYVKNMITGAAQM